From the Candidatus Thorarchaeota archaeon genome, one window contains:
- a CDS encoding MarR family transcriptional regulator: MRTLGPAEQRLLNRIAIDPHMRQAAIASDLNVTRSAVNQVWHRLEEEFGLQVKGNIDYGQLGLHYVFGWAQANQGDPNLDKFWAWLDTYPYSTLAIKSAMTSAMNMRVYFEALLPAGRRYNWFRSQIRRFQKKPYKLEVTTGFVRRVSNHLNIGLFDGKNWEFDYSFRMEASMDAAKEYADVLPVSAHTQQSKVGEIDWKHMAAASVVETDYYASSTDLAETLRRIGLEVPTKRTLRRRLSQIRDNMAIPYVVLSNLGLDQQIVVCVQELSEEQTFSRLLHAQGRSFPKTRIISGGQFAVMRIQVPTGFDWISFSKSLAALGHHTAEICTFLTEREKRKNGLEAILSKKA, encoded by the coding sequence TTGCGAACGTTAGGCCCCGCTGAACAAAGATTGTTGAATCGTATTGCAATAGATCCTCATATGCGACAAGCGGCTATTGCTAGTGATCTCAATGTGACTCGCTCGGCTGTCAACCAGGTGTGGCACCGATTGGAAGAGGAGTTTGGATTACAAGTTAAGGGCAATATTGATTACGGGCAGCTTGGCCTTCACTATGTTTTTGGTTGGGCACAAGCAAATCAGGGCGATCCAAATCTAGACAAATTCTGGGCTTGGTTGGATACTTATCCATATTCAACTCTAGCTATCAAATCTGCCATGACCTCCGCTATGAATATGCGTGTGTACTTCGAGGCTCTTCTACCGGCAGGAAGAAGATACAACTGGTTCAGAAGCCAAATTCGCCGCTTTCAGAAGAAGCCATACAAACTGGAAGTAACCACAGGATTTGTTCGTCGTGTTTCGAATCATCTGAATATTGGTCTCTTTGATGGCAAGAACTGGGAGTTCGATTACAGCTTCCGAATGGAAGCTAGTATGGATGCAGCAAAGGAATACGCAGATGTACTTCCAGTAAGTGCTCATACTCAACAAAGCAAGGTAGGTGAAATCGACTGGAAACACATGGCTGCAGCGAGTGTAGTTGAAACTGACTACTATGCGTCCTCAACTGATTTGGCGGAAACCCTCAGAAGGATTGGGCTTGAAGTTCCAACTAAGAGGACGCTTCGGCGTCGATTGAGTCAGATCCGAGACAACATGGCAATCCCCTATGTTGTACTCTCAAATCTTGGACTCGACCAACAAATTGTTGTATGTGTACAGGAGTTGAGTGAGGAACAGACTTTCTCGCGATTGTTACACGCTCAGGGAAGGTCTTTCCCAAAAACAAGAATCATTTCTGGTGGTCAATTTGCAGTCATGCGAATTCAAGTACCTACCGGCTTTGACTGGATTTCATTTTCGAAGTCTCTTGCTGCACTTGGACACCATACCGCTGAAATATGCACATTCTTAACTGAACGTGAGAAAAGAAAGAATGGACTAGAGGCTATTCTATCCAAGAAGGCTTGA
- a CDS encoding MFS transporter has protein sequence MCAYAQGQEEKVAEEGDNWRDAVDKENQEDTEGIRESLRNIFQWKNYRIYLATYTLFSAFGILSRFTNLYLREIGWSFILLGIVITITSTVATLSRFIGGYIGDIMDRKNLAVIAAAMLSVYYLLIGISTEFIVILVGLLIYSLADLARGGSSAYIMDNMPEDNSGLALSLFTALQVVGVGTLIVLSFLVSEFGFGNSMRGLFAAAGIGLFISAVVRAKYLESSGHKQTSEHGSFIKGFIKDNKRAAKLVVITLPAVLVITVLDSFSDSLFNFGALIYTNEWLGVSIQGISIMLIVQLLVSVPLLLKMGQVADRSLKKAAIGVYSLMPISVLLLLLSAVIPYWAPMNFISSVSSILPVFEVVFSTPFLAIVLKYVSDAVWGLMLMTIIQKLMPREDTSKVLGVFWTIVYISNSLGPLLGSVLFTYLHPAILFILVLVLNIGILASITRNGLFVKRGETTQ, from the coding sequence ATGTGTGCATATGCACAGGGGCAGGAAGAGAAAGTGGCTGAAGAGGGGGATAACTGGAGAGATGCAGTAGACAAGGAGAACCAAGAAGACACGGAAGGTATCAGAGAATCCTTGCGCAACATATTCCAGTGGAAGAACTATCGGATTTATCTGGCCACCTATACACTCTTTTCTGCATTCGGCATCCTTAGTAGATTTACGAATTTGTATCTACGGGAGATTGGATGGAGCTTCATTCTTCTAGGAATTGTCATAACTATCACATCCACGGTTGCAACTCTATCCCGGTTCATAGGCGGATACATAGGCGACATTATGGATCGAAAGAATCTAGCAGTTATTGCAGCCGCCATGTTATCTGTCTATTATCTATTGATTGGCATCTCAACTGAGTTCATCGTGATTCTCGTTGGACTGCTCATCTATTCACTTGCCGACCTGGCTAGGGGAGGGTCATCTGCTTATATCATGGATAATATGCCAGAGGATAACAGTGGTTTGGCTTTGTCGCTTTTCACTGCATTGCAGGTTGTTGGTGTTGGCACCCTTATTGTTCTGTCTTTTCTGGTTTCAGAGTTTGGTTTTGGTAACAGCATGAGGGGGCTATTTGCTGCAGCAGGAATCGGGTTATTTATCTCAGCTGTAGTGCGTGCAAAATACCTAGAGAGTAGCGGTCACAAACAAACCAGCGAACATGGTTCATTCATTAAGGGATTTATCAAAGATAACAAGCGAGCTGCAAAACTTGTTGTCATAACATTGCCAGCAGTACTAGTCATCACAGTTCTCGATTCGTTCAGTGATTCACTTTTCAACTTCGGGGCGTTAATCTATACCAACGAATGGCTTGGGGTTTCTATACAGGGGATTAGCATCATGCTTATTGTCCAACTTCTTGTCAGCGTACCGTTACTGCTCAAGATGGGGCAAGTAGCAGATCGTTCACTCAAGAAAGCAGCCATTGGCGTTTATTCACTCATGCCAATTTCGGTGCTACTGCTCTTGCTCTCAGCGGTGATTCCGTACTGGGCGCCAATGAACTTCATCTCCTCTGTCTCATCCATTCTCCCGGTATTCGAAGTCGTATTCAGTACACCATTTCTAGCAATCGTACTGAAGTATGTTAGCGATGCCGTCTGGGGACTCATGCTTATGACGATTATTCAGAAACTCATGCCCAGGGAGGATACCTCGAAAGTACTCGGTGTATTTTGGACAATTGTGTACATCAGCAATTCACTTGGGCCATTGCTCGGGAGTGTGCTTTTTACGTATCTTCACCCAGCTATTCTGTTCATTCTCGTTTTAGTCCTGAATATAGGAATCCTAGCCTCGATTACACGCAACGGACTTTTCGTGAAGCGGGGAGAAACAACACAGTAA
- a CDS encoding YbhB/YbcL family Raf kinase inhibitor-like protein — MELWSDDFKDGEAIPDKCAYKKENISPHLAWKDVPEGTESFALICNDPDAPIGNWQHWLVHAIPSDIRSIAAGAPVPGKEVENDYDEAAYGGPAPPSGTHRYFFTLYALDVPELKRPSKGNFRELCEKHMIEKAQIMGTYSA, encoded by the coding sequence ATGGAACTATGGAGTGATGATTTCAAGGACGGTGAAGCCATTCCGGATAAATGTGCATACAAGAAAGAGAACATCAGCCCGCACTTGGCCTGGAAGGACGTTCCGGAAGGAACGGAAAGCTTTGCTTTGATTTGTAATGACCCCGACGCCCCGATTGGCAATTGGCAGCATTGGCTTGTACATGCCATACCGTCGGATATACGGAGCATTGCAGCAGGTGCCCCGGTCCCGGGTAAGGAAGTTGAGAACGACTATGATGAAGCAGCATATGGCGGTCCTGCGCCCCCCTCAGGTACCCACCGGTACTTCTTCACTTTGTATGCCCTAGACGTTCCGGAACTGAAGCGGCCGAGCAAGGGAAATTTCCGGGAGTTGTGTGAGAAGCATATGATCGAGAAGGCTCAGATTATGGGTACGTACTCCGCATAG
- a CDS encoding nucleoside phosphorylase produces MKKRIQPHLRVGEGDVEDICLIAGNPDRIPKIAAQMNDAEEVARYRGLVTYRAYTPGGVPVTLSGTGMGTPTTHICIEELTNLGAQVIIRVGSCGGISRDVTTGDVVVPTACVRDERTGLNYAPIEYPAVASPVWQKALFDEISAVFPEDRVHRGICWTTDVYYNNPEMGNPLDVWTRANVKCVEMEASLLFVFATTNDLEAASILACDGNLHGEQKGELSDATEESGEEDPLLKEAVEKEIEATIAAIDSLHAD; encoded by the coding sequence ATGAAGAAGCGTATTCAACCCCATCTACGAGTTGGTGAAGGCGATGTTGAGGATATCTGTCTTATAGCTGGCAATCCCGATCGTATTCCGAAAATTGCTGCGCAGATGAATGATGCCGAGGAGGTTGCCAGATATCGTGGCTTGGTAACCTATCGTGCCTACACCCCTGGTGGAGTCCCGGTAACACTCTCTGGAACCGGCATGGGTACACCAACCACGCATATCTGCATAGAGGAGCTGACGAACCTCGGAGCTCAGGTCATCATCAGAGTGGGGAGTTGTGGTGGCATATCTCGTGATGTCACGACGGGAGACGTTGTGGTGCCCACAGCATGTGTCAGGGATGAACGAACCGGCTTGAACTATGCGCCCATAGAATATCCGGCTGTTGCTTCTCCTGTCTGGCAGAAGGCTCTTTTCGACGAGATATCCGCTGTATTCCCAGAGGATCGTGTTCACCGTGGCATCTGCTGGACTACAGACGTATACTACAACAATCCTGAGATGGGTAACCCCCTGGATGTCTGGACGAGAGCAAATGTGAAATGTGTAGAAATGGAGGCCTCCTTGCTTTTTGTTTTCGCCACTACCAATGATTTGGAGGCGGCATCAATCCTAGCCTGTGATGGTAATCTGCATGGCGAGCAGAAAGGGGAACTGAGTGACGCCACCGAGGAATCCGGTGAGGAAGACCCACTCCTCAAAGAAGCAGTCGAGAAAGAAATCGAGGCCACAATTGCAGCAATCGACTCTCTTCATGCAGATTGA
- a CDS encoding LLM class flavin-dependent oxidoreductase, which produces MYKISAGMTTNMRKSATDWIAGQACELGLDGIWIGEDIGIGQDVFVLTAATLMQSTGVRVGNGIIPITVHNISTTARAAFSLYDLAGERYVFGTGIGGLQDLKKRGIHVKKPVTELEREIRTLRSLWNQEQVSIDSQLFHLENYALGIKNPVTIPVFMGVRGPQMLELAGRIADGVIFSGPIEYLQSAFEIVEDSASKHGRDPEDIERVVWLPTIIQEEHGTSQLARRVVALVASDMPSYVLEMLDVNEEKLSQVVDTVAKKGPSAGAEYVHEELIEAFAISGTPEQIVKQFDMLGDMGATDIILGPPYSKGWRDRMKTVLNIFAERRED; this is translated from the coding sequence ATGTACAAAATAAGCGCAGGCATGACGACGAATATGAGGAAATCCGCAACAGACTGGATAGCTGGTCAAGCGTGCGAATTGGGATTGGACGGTATCTGGATCGGGGAGGATATAGGTATCGGTCAGGATGTATTCGTATTGACAGCAGCAACACTAATGCAGTCGACAGGGGTCAGGGTGGGTAATGGTATCATACCGATTACAGTCCATAATATCAGTACAACTGCACGAGCTGCTTTCAGCCTTTATGATCTTGCAGGAGAGCGCTATGTCTTTGGGACAGGAATTGGGGGTCTACAGGACCTCAAGAAACGGGGTATCCATGTCAAGAAGCCAGTTACAGAACTTGAGCGGGAAATCCGTACCCTACGGAGCCTTTGGAATCAGGAACAAGTATCAATAGACAGTCAGCTATTTCATCTTGAGAACTATGCTCTTGGGATAAAGAACCCAGTTACTATACCCGTATTCATGGGAGTCAGAGGCCCACAAATGCTTGAGCTTGCAGGAAGAATCGCGGACGGTGTCATCTTCTCCGGGCCCATTGAGTACCTCCAGTCAGCATTTGAAATCGTTGAGGACTCAGCATCCAAACATGGAAGAGACCCGGAAGATATTGAGAGGGTCGTATGGTTACCAACTATTATCCAGGAGGAACATGGGACCAGCCAGTTGGCCAGACGTGTAGTTGCGCTTGTTGCTTCTGATATGCCGTCATACGTTTTGGAAATGCTCGATGTCAACGAGGAAAAGCTGAGTCAGGTCGTTGACACAGTTGCCAAAAAGGGACCGAGTGCAGGAGCCGAGTATGTACACGAGGAACTGATTGAAGCCTTCGCTATCTCAGGCACCCCTGAACAGATTGTGAAGCAGTTTGATATGCTTGGAGATATGGGAGCCACAGATATCATCCTGGGGCCTCCGTACTCCAAGGGTTGGAGAGACCGGATGAAAACAGTCTTGAATATTTTCGCAGAAAGGAGGGAGGACTAG
- a CDS encoding GNAT family N-acetyltransferase: MALPENDLPEVSDGFEIGIVQSDTEVDELVEFNAKVHNRGDAVALRHLIKNLPDFSREMNFYIRDTDKDMIVSSLNAIPSTWDYDGVPLKNLELGYVGTLEGYRRRGFMRILYQLFEKHLHDGEYDISTIQGIPYVYRNFGYDFILPLAKSVSIRVDQIPAKDESYPSTVSDVSIREAQESDLGAIMKLYDQQREKFLVTARRSQELWTLQERFKKEYAADFTTLVVETGGAIVGYFRLVSRGDASKPESGATLDVIESSIVSYSGILATLKFLRTEALSKGLYRITLPGSRLSNLARLALDMGGEISRGWKYQIRIPDMLRFLRKIQPVLETRLNGTMFEGLSYTLPLNTYRHCYELEIVGGAIVGITDSGPSEVGDKTDVRAPPMDFVRLVLGDYRIDELSKMNIDFLVSGKVKSLVSTLFPRKESLVSYFHC, from the coding sequence GTGGCACTACCAGAGAATGACCTCCCTGAAGTATCAGATGGCTTCGAAATAGGTATCGTCCAATCCGATACGGAGGTTGACGAACTAGTCGAGTTCAATGCTAAGGTACATAATCGCGGGGATGCTGTAGCGCTTAGACATTTGATAAAAAATCTACCTGACTTCTCCCGTGAGATGAACTTCTACATACGCGATACAGACAAAGACATGATCGTTTCCTCTCTCAATGCGATTCCGAGTACCTGGGATTATGATGGTGTGCCGCTGAAGAACCTCGAGCTTGGATATGTGGGAACGCTAGAAGGATATCGTCGAAGGGGATTCATGCGAATACTCTACCAGCTCTTTGAGAAGCACCTGCATGACGGCGAGTATGATATCTCCACCATCCAAGGCATTCCCTATGTCTATCGGAATTTCGGTTATGATTTCATACTCCCGCTCGCGAAATCTGTCTCCATCAGAGTTGATCAGATACCGGCCAAAGACGAGTCGTACCCATCTACAGTTTCTGATGTTTCCATCAGAGAAGCCCAAGAGAGCGACTTGGGTGCCATCATGAAACTGTATGATCAACAAAGAGAGAAATTCCTTGTCACGGCCCGCCGTTCACAGGAGTTATGGACTCTTCAGGAGCGGTTCAAAAAGGAGTATGCCGCTGATTTCACAACACTGGTGGTAGAGACAGGCGGAGCAATTGTCGGATATTTCAGACTGGTTTCCCGTGGTGATGCCTCCAAGCCTGAGAGCGGTGCTACTCTTGATGTCATCGAAAGCAGCATTGTGTCCTATTCGGGAATACTTGCCACGTTGAAATTCCTTCGAACGGAAGCGCTTTCCAAAGGCCTCTATCGAATAACGTTGCCAGGGAGTAGGTTATCAAACCTCGCACGGTTGGCACTCGATATGGGCGGAGAAATAAGCCGAGGATGGAAGTACCAAATCCGCATTCCTGATATGCTGCGGTTCTTGCGGAAGATACAGCCAGTTTTGGAGACACGACTCAATGGAACCATGTTTGAAGGGCTGTCTTACACCCTGCCTTTGAATACCTATAGACACTGCTATGAACTCGAGATTGTCGGTGGGGCTATAGTTGGAATAACCGATTCTGGGCCGTCAGAAGTGGGAGACAAAACGGATGTAAGAGCACCACCGATGGATTTTGTTCGATTGGTGCTGGGCGACTATCGGATAGATGAACTATCCAAGATGAACATCGACTTTCTGGTTTCCGGGAAAGTCAAGTCTCTCGTGTCAACCCTTTTTCCCCGGAAAGAGAGCCTCGTTTCATACTTCCACTGTTAA
- the sufC gene encoding Fe-S cluster assembly ATPase SufC: MSDAKLLEVRDLRVEVEGIPILKGLDLEFGEDGVYAILGPNASGKSTLAKTVMGLPSYEVTGGDILMHGESILDKGIDERANMGIAYAFQNPPSIPGVKLEDFICRVCPDYSCKEPEDHLMGSSCAARQEIHDDFERLGIENLADRDLNTNFSGGELKRSELFQVLSLNPKIMFLDEPDSGLDYDSLKTVGRELKAMRDKGTSTMVIISHHRYVLEYLEVDTVYILEEGRLAYVGGMEDIPILEQKGYDRFLAEVAS, from the coding sequence ATGTCAGATGCCAAATTACTGGAAGTACGGGATTTACGGGTCGAAGTTGAAGGAATACCGATTCTGAAAGGGCTTGACTTGGAATTTGGAGAGGATGGCGTTTATGCCATTCTGGGACCGAACGCTTCTGGAAAATCCACGCTCGCCAAAACCGTCATGGGTTTGCCAAGTTACGAAGTCACTGGGGGCGATATACTGATGCATGGCGAGTCAATACTTGACAAGGGTATAGATGAGCGTGCCAACATGGGCATCGCTTATGCTTTTCAGAACCCTCCCAGTATCCCCGGGGTCAAGCTCGAGGATTTCATCTGCCGTGTATGTCCCGATTATAGCTGCAAGGAACCTGAGGATCATCTCATGGGCAGCTCATGCGCAGCACGACAGGAGATCCATGATGATTTTGAACGACTTGGCATAGAGAATCTTGCAGATCGTGATTTGAACACCAATTTCTCCGGTGGAGAACTGAAACGTAGTGAGCTGTTTCAAGTGCTCTCTCTCAATCCGAAAATAATGTTTCTTGATGAACCGGATAGCGGTCTTGACTATGATTCACTGAAGACGGTGGGCCGAGAACTGAAAGCAATGCGAGACAAGGGCACCTCGACGATGGTGATTATCAGCCACCACCGGTACGTACTCGAGTACCTTGAAGTTGACACGGTGTATATTCTCGAAGAGGGGAGGCTTGCGTATGTTGGAGGCATGGAAGACATACCCATCCTAGAACAGAAGGGCTATGATCGTTTCTTGGCGGAGGTTGCCAGCTAG
- a CDS encoding GNAT family N-acetyltransferase, with the protein MPSQEESESNVSHYLIMKADAEEALRLARDWWEDKSIPSYIDVRQLRETEIEEFVALYNRCFLASPDPFCPLTTAEAEKLDTEGIFVAELWGELSGFIACFVEEDDRGVYGEITGIGVLPERRRRGVATAMIQRASEYFIEAGIEEIYCEIFEENHPSKMLVMAYGFEEVRRRPVKVDKSGEPAAEEQVPGGKLMRRLGLRPETGGDSCSTT; encoded by the coding sequence ATGCCATCACAGGAAGAGTCTGAATCAAACGTCAGCCACTATCTGATTATGAAGGCTGACGCAGAGGAGGCCTTGAGACTCGCTCGTGATTGGTGGGAAGACAAGAGTATTCCAAGCTACATAGACGTACGACAATTGAGGGAAACCGAAATCGAGGAATTCGTTGCCCTCTACAATCGTTGTTTTCTAGCCTCTCCTGACCCCTTCTGTCCCTTAACAACAGCTGAAGCAGAGAAGCTCGACACAGAGGGTATCTTCGTGGCTGAGCTCTGGGGTGAGCTATCGGGGTTCATTGCCTGTTTTGTGGAAGAAGATGACCGTGGGGTCTATGGTGAAATCACCGGGATAGGCGTGTTACCTGAACGTCGCCGCCGGGGTGTTGCAACAGCGATGATTCAACGGGCCTCTGAATATTTCATTGAAGCAGGAATTGAGGAAATATACTGTGAAATTTTCGAGGAGAACCATCCATCAAAGATGCTGGTGATGGCATACGGCTTTGAAGAAGTCCGAAGGAGACCAGTCAAAGTGGATAAATCTGGTGAGCCGGCAGCGGAAGAACAAGTCCCTGGTGGCAAGCTCATGCGCCGACTTGGGTTGCGGCCGGAAACTGGTGGAGATTCCTGTAGTACCACCTAG
- a CDS encoding SufD family Fe-S cluster assembly protein has protein sequence MASNKDIEQRAETAKEKRAKYGPDLELDEYEFEDRGKGELESLDALSEDDRNLVREVGFDPSERQVSGSYLQMDNESILADVIMDQEGLEVLPISKALERYDWLSDYLWNLVDIETDKYTAESALKSYDGYFIRAESGANIKMPVQTCLVLKRNRSIQNVHNIIIAEEGSEMHIVTGCATPTNTERSLHLGISEFYVKPQAKLSFTMVHKWSEQTDVRPRSAALVEKHGVFLSNYAILSPLKSIQTFPKVRLTGVHAKADLNSVVYGTKNSHYDVGGALSLEAPRANGKVLSRSIATEQSHITARGDLIGLSDGTKARLECDGLLLSDDASIRAVPQLQAHAEGSELSHEATVGKVGEEQLSYLMSRGLDEETATSLIVSGFVHLDIPDLPDELQASIDQAVEMSLKGGM, from the coding sequence ATGGCGAGTAACAAAGATATCGAACAGCGAGCAGAAACAGCGAAAGAAAAACGAGCGAAATACGGCCCTGATTTGGAACTAGACGAGTATGAATTCGAAGATCGTGGGAAGGGCGAGCTTGAGAGTCTAGATGCACTCTCGGAGGATGACCGTAATCTGGTTCGGGAAGTAGGTTTCGACCCATCAGAACGGCAGGTTTCAGGTAGTTACCTCCAGATGGACAATGAAAGCATTCTTGCTGACGTAATCATGGATCAGGAAGGGCTCGAAGTGCTTCCTATCTCCAAAGCTCTGGAGCGATATGATTGGCTGTCCGATTATCTGTGGAACTTGGTTGACATTGAAACTGACAAGTATACTGCAGAAAGTGCCTTGAAATCGTATGATGGATATTTCATCCGGGCAGAATCTGGGGCCAACATAAAGATGCCAGTCCAGACCTGCTTGGTTTTGAAGCGGAATCGATCTATACAGAATGTGCACAATATTATCATTGCCGAGGAAGGCTCCGAAATGCATATCGTGACTGGATGTGCCACGCCAACGAATACCGAACGTTCGCTACACCTCGGGATATCGGAGTTCTATGTGAAACCACAGGCCAAACTCAGTTTTACGATGGTGCACAAATGGAGTGAACAAACTGATGTTCGACCTCGTTCCGCCGCCCTCGTAGAAAAGCATGGAGTATTTCTATCGAATTATGCCATTCTCAGCCCTCTCAAATCGATTCAGACATTTCCGAAGGTTCGGTTGACCGGAGTCCATGCCAAGGCTGATTTGAATTCAGTTGTTTACGGAACTAAGAACTCTCACTATGATGTCGGTGGTGCTTTGAGCCTTGAAGCACCAAGAGCCAATGGGAAAGTTCTTTCACGGTCGATTGCAACTGAACAGTCACACATTACGGCCAGAGGCGATTTGATTGGCTTATCTGACGGGACAAAAGCCAGGCTTGAGTGTGATGGGTTGCTGCTAAGTGATGATGCATCAATAAGGGCTGTCCCGCAACTACAGGCACATGCAGAAGGTTCTGAACTCAGCCATGAAGCAACGGTTGGTAAAGTGGGAGAGGAACAGCTTAGTTATCTTATGAGTAGAGGGCTCGATGAAGAAACCGCTACATCTCTTATCGTAAGTGGATTTGTTCACTTGGACATCCCGGACCTCCCCGATGAACTTCAGGCATCTATTGATCAAGCAGTAGAAATGAGTCTCAAAGGTGGTATGTGA
- a CDS encoding M28 family peptidase codes for MSSKHATWALIAIVCFFLSSGPGVDAAHTPVFDGPRAYTHLVEQCDFGPRPPGSENLNACRAYMAEALDDYGWNVVFQNFTYLDVFCSNIRATYPGNHTPSFILGAHYDTRPRADKDSHPENRSEPILGANDGASGVAVLLELACVLPDEVKQGIELVFFDAEDSGDINGWDWIVGSTYFVDSLSDTRKGQISAMILLDMVGDKELRLEKEVTSTDTLQNAVWERAESMGRNDTFLPTVGARILDDHRPFLDAGIPALDIIEHAPFPDYWHTLEDTPDKCSAESLAIVGEVMEVFLVEDLASNAIFELDAFPFLQIGLVATGFVVVGMSYFWYTRRNEP; via the coding sequence ATGTCTTCCAAGCATGCCACGTGGGCACTCATTGCCATCGTATGCTTCTTTCTTAGTAGCGGTCCGGGTGTTGATGCTGCTCACACACCGGTGTTCGATGGGCCACGTGCATATACCCATCTGGTCGAGCAATGTGACTTTGGTCCGCGCCCACCAGGGTCAGAGAATTTGAATGCGTGCAGGGCATATATGGCAGAGGCTTTAGATGACTACGGCTGGAACGTAGTATTTCAGAATTTCACATATCTGGATGTCTTTTGTTCGAACATTCGTGCTACCTATCCCGGCAATCATACTCCCTCATTCATCCTCGGAGCCCATTATGATACCCGCCCAAGAGCAGACAAGGATTCTCATCCAGAAAATCGATCAGAACCCATACTGGGTGCAAACGACGGTGCAAGCGGTGTTGCTGTGCTTCTTGAGCTTGCATGTGTCCTACCAGATGAAGTCAAGCAAGGAATCGAGCTGGTCTTCTTCGATGCCGAAGACTCGGGTGACATCAATGGCTGGGATTGGATTGTTGGTTCAACATACTTCGTTGATTCATTATCAGATACAAGGAAAGGCCAGATTTCGGCGATGATTCTTCTCGATATGGTTGGCGATAAGGAGCTGCGCTTGGAAAAAGAAGTCACCTCCACAGACACTCTGCAGAATGCAGTCTGGGAACGTGCCGAATCTATGGGCAGGAATGACACCTTCTTACCGACAGTAGGAGCAAGAATACTGGATGATCATCGCCCGTTCCTCGATGCTGGTATTCCAGCACTCGATATCATCGAACATGCTCCGTTTCCGGATTATTGGCATACTCTTGAGGATACGCCTGACAAATGTAGTGCTGAAAGCTTGGCGATTGTCGGTGAGGTTATGGAAGTGTTCCTCGTCGAGGATTTGGCTTCCAATGCCATCTTTGAGCTTGACGCTTTCCCCTTTCTCCAGATTGGACTCGTTGCTACAGGTTTTGTTGTTGTGGGTATGAGCTATTTCTGGTATACGCGCAGAAACGAACCTTAA
- the nth gene encoding endonuclease III, whose protein sequence is MESSALKDEKKRAKEVIEILQGAYPDAPETYLKWSNPFELTIATILSANTTDASVNNVTPELFEKYPDAESMREANIDELKDIIRSVGLYNRKSDYIRESAKTIVEDFDGEVPSNMKDLTKLKGASRKTANVILSTAFEKNEGVVVDTHVMRVTKRLELTDKKKRDKIEKDLMSLLPQSMWDEYARVIGAHGRQICESRNPKCSECPVNQLCPYPDKD, encoded by the coding sequence ATGGAGAGTAGTGCCTTGAAGGATGAGAAGAAACGAGCCAAGGAGGTAATTGAGATACTCCAAGGAGCCTACCCTGACGCTCCAGAGACATATCTGAAGTGGAGTAATCCGTTCGAGCTGACAATAGCAACGATTCTATCTGCAAATACAACAGATGCCTCAGTCAATAACGTAACCCCCGAACTGTTTGAAAAATATCCTGATGCAGAATCGATGAGAGAAGCCAATATTGACGAACTCAAAGATATCATCCGATCGGTGGGACTCTATAACAGAAAATCAGATTACATTCGAGAGTCTGCGAAAACTATAGTTGAAGACTTTGATGGAGAAGTCCCTTCAAATATGAAAGACCTCACCAAACTGAAAGGAGCAAGCAGGAAAACCGCCAATGTCATTCTGAGCACAGCATTCGAAAAAAATGAGGGGGTTGTAGTGGATACGCATGTCATGCGGGTTACGAAGCGATTGGAGCTCACGGACAAGAAGAAACGCGACAAAATAGAGAAGGACCTCATGAGCCTGCTGCCTCAAAGCATGTGGGACGAATATGCTCGGGTAATCGGTGCTCACGGCAGACAAATCTGTGAATCACGGAATCCGAAATGTTCGGAATGCCCGGTCAATCAGCTATGTCCCTATCCAGACAAGGATTAG